A window from Rhizosphaericola mali encodes these proteins:
- a CDS encoding phosphatase domain-containing protein encodes MRNKNPQLLILIGAPGSGKSTFAKYHIRTNLNWVRVCRDDMRLMQFSQSFLSDEMEGLITDMIYASTEQLLTKKVNVITDATHTKADFLNQYIHRFGHLADISFKLFETDKKELALRCTQREKETGKFIPEKAINHHVNALEELKKEFDFSTRPRAKFINEIRLQDASLPKAIICDLDGTLALMDDRNPFDASNCEQDRLNEAVAVSLNAYVKDGFKILLVSGREDKYKPQTENFLKKYQILYDGLWMRPEGNYQKDSIIKKRIFETEIQDKYYVSLVLDDRDQVVEMWRNDLKLPCFQVFYGAF; translated from the coding sequence ATGAGAAACAAAAATCCACAACTATTAATATTAATCGGTGCACCTGGGAGTGGAAAATCCACTTTTGCGAAATATCATATCCGCACCAATCTCAATTGGGTAAGGGTTTGTAGAGATGATATGCGTTTAATGCAATTTTCACAATCCTTTCTTTCTGATGAAATGGAAGGATTGATTACCGATATGATTTATGCATCTACCGAGCAATTGCTAACAAAAAAAGTAAATGTAATCACTGATGCCACACATACAAAAGCAGATTTTTTGAATCAATACATTCATAGATTTGGACATTTGGCGGATATATCTTTCAAATTATTTGAAACGGACAAAAAAGAGTTGGCTTTACGCTGTACGCAAAGAGAAAAAGAAACGGGTAAATTTATTCCAGAAAAAGCCATCAATCATCATGTAAATGCATTGGAAGAATTGAAAAAGGAATTTGATTTTTCAACGCGTCCTCGTGCAAAATTCATCAATGAAATACGTCTTCAAGATGCATCTTTGCCAAAGGCCATCATTTGTGATTTGGATGGAACGCTTGCTTTGATGGACGATAGAAATCCTTTTGACGCAAGCAATTGTGAGCAAGATAGACTAAATGAAGCAGTAGCAGTGAGTTTGAATGCTTACGTAAAAGATGGATTTAAAATTTTGCTAGTGTCGGGCAGAGAAGATAAATACAAGCCACAAACAGAGAATTTTTTAAAAAAATACCAGATCCTTTACGATGGATTGTGGATGCGACCCGAAGGCAATTACCAAAAAGATAGTATTATCAAAAAGCGCATTTTCGAAACCGAAATTCAAGATAAATATTACGTTTCGCTCGTTTTGGATGATCGTGACCAAGTGGTAGAAATGTGGCGCAATGATTTAAAGTTACCTTGCTTTCAAGTTTTTTACGGCGCATTTTAA
- a CDS encoding inositol-3-phosphate synthase has product MNHKNTKIKVAIVGLGNCASSLIQGVEYYTKHPEKKSGLMADNIGGFTAENIEFECGFDIDARKIGKTFKEAMFAKPNCTIILNDDISTEAPVYPAPVLDGVSPLMMAYPEDQRFVIQKDLINTDTLDKDAKFNQNLVDEHRTDIIEKLKKHDVEVLINYLPVGSQKATEFWAEICIELGISFVNCIPVFIASDPVWEAKFINAGIPLIGDDMRSQFGASILSQMLQELAFERGHHVKAHIQRNVGGNTDFLNMEDKNRLKSKKISKENVIRAQNDIRGISTEDSFLHAGPSEYIAFYGDNKVANFRLELEGFMGAPVILDAQLSVQDSPNSAGVVIDAIRYVYVAREMGLVGALRGPSAATQKTPPEQMMFSHAIEECHALAKRELTATTSKQLKKKEPVA; this is encoded by the coding sequence ATGAATCACAAGAATACAAAGATCAAAGTAGCGATTGTGGGATTGGGTAATTGTGCGAGTTCTTTGATACAAGGTGTGGAATACTATACCAAACATCCAGAAAAAAAATCTGGTTTGATGGCCGATAATATCGGTGGATTTACTGCAGAAAACATTGAATTTGAATGCGGATTTGATATTGATGCAAGAAAAATAGGTAAAACATTTAAAGAAGCAATGTTTGCAAAACCTAACTGTACGATTATCTTAAATGATGATATTTCTACAGAGGCTCCTGTATATCCAGCGCCTGTTTTGGATGGTGTTTCTCCTTTGATGATGGCTTATCCAGAGGATCAAAGATTTGTGATTCAAAAAGATTTGATTAATACAGATACTTTGGATAAAGATGCAAAATTTAACCAAAATTTGGTCGATGAACATCGAACTGATATCATTGAAAAATTGAAAAAACATGATGTAGAAGTTTTGATTAACTATCTACCTGTTGGTTCTCAAAAAGCAACTGAATTCTGGGCAGAGATTTGTATCGAGTTAGGCATTTCGTTTGTAAACTGTATTCCGGTATTTATTGCGTCTGATCCAGTATGGGAAGCAAAATTTATCAATGCAGGTATTCCTTTGATAGGCGATGATATGAGAAGCCAATTTGGTGCGAGTATCTTATCTCAAATGTTGCAAGAATTAGCATTCGAACGTGGTCATCATGTAAAAGCACATATCCAAAGGAATGTTGGTGGTAACACAGACTTTTTGAATATGGAAGATAAAAATCGTTTAAAATCCAAGAAAATTTCGAAAGAAAATGTTATCCGTGCACAAAATGATATCAGAGGTATCTCTACAGAAGATAGTTTCTTACATGCGGGGCCTTCAGAATATATAGCTTTCTACGGTGATAATAAAGTAGCTAATTTCCGTTTGGAATTAGAAGGTTTCATGGGCGCTCCAGTAATTTTAGATGCACAACTTTCTGTACAAGATTCTCCTAACTCTGCGGGAGTGGTGATTGATGCGATTCGTTACGTATATGTTGCGAGAGAGATGGGACTGGTTGGTGCATTGAGAGGTCCATCAGCAGCTACGCAAAAAACGCCACCAGAACAAATGATGTTCAGTCATGCAATTGAAGAATGTCATGCTTTGGCAAAACGTGAGTTGACGGCAACGACATCAAAACAATTAAAAAAGAAAGAGCCTGTAGCTTAA